Proteins from a genomic interval of [Chlorobium] sp. 445:
- a CDS encoding D-alanine--D-alanine ligase, with amino-acid sequence MAHFVVIYNSVPDRHSLSHDLKSELGLLQVAQGVAEALREYHQVSLLPFMGDVILLGEHLRALKPDAAFNLFEGAYGFSKSEVFVPITLDLLQIPYTGSSARTLETCVQKSLTKKILLRRGVPTPRFQVFDIGTAIETELTFPIFVKPECEDASLGISNDSVVYTQSQLEKQVETIWQKFSQPALCEEFIDGREFNVAILGDSDYEQTIGHPFAPKVLPISEISFTTLPDGYQRIVSYNAKWEESSVEYQATQPLCPAPIDLKLELELKQLALRAFNALGCRDYARIDFRYSNDGKLYVIDVNPNPDISPDAGLARSAQAAGYDYNRLIQTIADFALNRTCRLRRD; translated from the coding sequence ATGGCTCATTTTGTTGTCATCTACAACAGTGTTCCTGATAGACATTCTCTCTCGCACGATTTGAAGTCTGAACTTGGCTTGCTGCAAGTTGCGCAGGGGGTCGCAGAAGCCCTGCGAGAGTATCATCAAGTCAGTCTTTTGCCGTTTATGGGCGATGTCATTTTGCTTGGCGAACACCTGCGTGCCCTAAAGCCTGATGCGGCTTTCAATCTCTTCGAAGGTGCATATGGCTTTTCGAAGTCGGAAGTCTTTGTGCCTATCACACTGGATTTGCTACAGATTCCTTACACAGGCTCATCAGCTCGGACGCTTGAGACTTGTGTGCAAAAATCCCTTACCAAGAAAATTCTTTTGCGCCGCGGTGTTCCCACACCACGCTTTCAAGTCTTTGACATCGGCACTGCTATTGAGACAGAGCTAACTTTCCCAATTTTTGTTAAACCTGAATGTGAAGATGCAAGTCTTGGCATCTCGAATGATTCAGTTGTCTATACACAAAGTCAGTTAGAGAAACAGGTAGAGACCATCTGGCAGAAGTTTTCTCAGCCGGCATTATGTGAAGAGTTTATTGACGGACGAGAGTTCAATGTCGCAATACTCGGTGATTCGGACTATGAGCAAACTATTGGGCATCCTTTCGCACCGAAGGTCTTGCCCATCTCAGAGATTAGCTTCACGACGCTGCCTGACGGCTACCAACGCATTGTCAGTTATAATGCCAAATGGGAAGAAAGCAGTGTCGAGTATCAAGCAACTCAACCGCTTTGTCCTGCACCGATTGATCTCAAACTTGAACTTGAACTCAAACAACTTGCCCTGCGCGCGTTCAACGCTTTGGGCTGCCGTGATTACGCACGCATTGATTTTCGCTACTCTAACGACGGTAAACTCTACGTAATTGATGTCAATCCCAATCCTGACATTTCACCTGATGCTGGACTTGCGCGCTCTGCTCAAGCAGCTGGCTACGACTATAACCGCCTCATTCAAACTATCGCTGATTTTGCTTTGAACCGAACCTGTCGACTGCGCAGGGATTAA